One genomic window of Polaromonas sp. SP1 includes the following:
- a CDS encoding DMT family transporter, whose amino-acid sequence MTQRLTPATATLLVIPPMLWAGNAVVGRLVTGLVPPMTLNFLRWALAFVILLPLAWQVLKPGSGLWAHWKRFAVLGLLGVGCYNALQYLALKTSTPLNVTLVASSVPIWMLVVGALFFGQAVSRRQVAGAVLSIAGVLVVLSRGQWELLMQVQLVPGDLYVLLATLSWAFYSWLLSQPKEPGEIRRDWAAFLLAQIVFGLAWSGAFAAGEWALTDAHISWGWPLAAALLYVAVGPAVIAYRCWGMGVQRVGPAIAGFFSNLTPLFAALLSAAFLGELPHLYHAVAFVLIVGGIVVSSRR is encoded by the coding sequence ATGACCCAACGCCTCACGCCCGCCACCGCCACGCTGCTGGTGATCCCTCCCATGCTCTGGGCCGGCAATGCCGTCGTCGGCCGCCTGGTCACCGGCCTGGTGCCGCCCATGACGCTCAATTTTTTGCGCTGGGCGCTGGCGTTTGTGATTCTGCTGCCGCTGGCCTGGCAGGTGTTGAAACCGGGCAGCGGCCTGTGGGCGCACTGGAAGCGCTTTGCGGTGCTGGGCCTGCTGGGTGTGGGCTGCTACAACGCCTTGCAGTACCTGGCACTGAAAACTTCCACGCCGCTCAACGTCACGCTGGTCGCATCCAGCGTGCCGATCTGGATGCTGGTCGTGGGCGCGCTGTTCTTCGGCCAGGCCGTGTCCCGTCGCCAGGTCGCCGGCGCCGTGCTGTCGATTGCCGGCGTGCTGGTGGTCCTGTCGCGCGGCCAGTGGGAGTTGTTGATGCAGGTGCAACTGGTGCCCGGCGACCTGTATGTGCTGCTGGCCACGTTGTCCTGGGCGTTCTACAGCTGGCTGCTGTCGCAACCCAAAGAGCCCGGCGAAATCCGCCGCGACTGGGCGGCTTTTTTGCTTGCGCAAATCGTCTTCGGCCTGGCCTGGTCAGGCGCTTTTGCAGCGGGTGAGTGGGCGCTGACCGATGCGCACATCAGTTGGGGCTGGCCGCTGGCTGCGGCCTTGCTGTACGTGGCCGTCGGGCCCGCGGTGATCGCCTATCGCTGCTGGGGCATGGGCGTGCAGCGGGTCGGGCCGGCGATCGCGGGCTTCTTTTCCAACCTCACGCCGCTGTTCGCCGCGCTGCTGTCGGCGGCGTTTCTGGGTGAGCTGCCGCATCTTTATCACGCCGTCGCTTTTGTGCTGATCGTGGGCGGCATCGTGGTGTCGTCGCGGCGCTGA